The Candidatus Eisenbacteria bacterium sequence GAGAGCTTCCTCGGCGGTCCTCTTCTCTCTCAAGCTGCCATCTTCACGGCCGGTCCCGAGCACATCCCCCACGAGATCCCCCTCGCCTCCGCCGACGGCTCGATCGTCCTGTCTGCGCGCTCGCCTATGACCCTGCATTCTCACCTGCGAGAGACCGAGCGACCCGCCCGAACTCACACTCTCCGTGCGACGAGCAAGACTCGTGGCATATCTTCTTCCCAATTTGTCGTCACGCACGAGGGCCGATGAAGCCAGGATCGTTTCTCGAATGTTCTCATCCAGCGGATTCAGGAACGCGGCATCAAGGCCTGCCTCCATGGCCATCGCAAGAAAAGACGCATTGAGGAGACTCCTCTCAGGCATGCCGTGTGAGACATTGCTCACGCCAAGCACGCTGGTCCAGCCTCTCTCGTGGATAATCCTCACGGCATCGAGAGTCTCTCGGATGTCTTTCCCTCCCGTCGCGAGAGTCACAACTGCGGGGTCGAAAAATATGTCCTCTTCTGTGAGGCCGTGCTTCTCGGCCTCCCGCAGTATGAGTTCCAAAATCTCGATTTTGCTCCGGCAGTCCTCGGCCACACCCTTCTCCCCCACGGCCAGCGCCACAATCGCACAACCGTAGCGTCCGGCCATGCGAAGAAGGACGTCCAGCTTCCTCTCGTCTTTCGGAACGGAATTGATGACGCATCGACCGGGAAGCCTCTTCAAGGCTTCTTCGATGGCCTCCGGGTTCGAGCTGTCCACAAAGACGGGAAGTTCCGTCGTCTTTTCGAGAGCTTCGGCGACCTTTGCCATGAGCACAACTTCATCGGTCTGCGCGATCGACACATTGACGTCAAGGCACTGGGCACCTCCGTCTGCCTGGTGCACCGCCTCGTCGCGAAGGAGTCTCGTGACGCCCTGCTTAAGCTCGCTCGAGAGTTCCGGTCTCCGGCTCGGGTTGATGCGCTCTCCGATCATCACAAACGGTCTGGATGGACCCGCGATGACCCAGTTCGTCCTCGAGCAAACCTTGACGCCCTTCTCGACACTTCTAGTCCGAGGTTTCATGCCGGAGACGGCGTCGGAGATCGCCCGTGTGTGGTCCGGAGTAGAACCACAACAGCTACCGACTACGGACGCCCCGGCTTCGACCAGCCTGACCGCGCATTCAGCCATGCGCTGAGGAGGGGCAGAGTAGATGGCCCGCCCGTCCTTGAGTTCGGGCAGTCCGGCGTTGGGTTGAGCAACGAGTGGAAGAGACGTGAACGGCGCAAGTTTTTCGATCACCGGCACCATGTCTTCGGGCCCCGTGCCGCAATTGGCGCCTATCGCGTCTGCACGCAGGGCGGAGATGCAAACGGCGGCCGCCTCGGGGGAGGTTCCCGCAACCGTCCTCCCGTCGGAGCCGAAGGACATCTGCGCAATGACGGGTAAATCACATACTTCGCGCACGACGGTGAGTAGTGCTTTCAATTCCTTGACGTCCGAGAAGGTTTCGAGAACGAGCCCGTGGACACCTGCCTCGACAAGGCAGACCACTTGCTCTCTGTATATCTCTTGTGCCTCCTCGAAGCTCAGCTTCCCGAGAGGCGCGATGAATTCTCCGAGAGGACCGATGGAACCGAAGATCCACGCCTTTCCCTCGGAGGCCTTGAGAGCAAGCTCCACAGCTTTCCGGTTCACTCTCTGCAGATCCAGCTTCCATTGAGCGAGTCTCGCCCGATTAGCGTTGAAGGAATTCGTCGTGAGGATTCTCGCGCCGGCCTTACGGTAGAGTCGATGCATCTCTTCCACTTTTTCCGGATGCGAGAGATTCCACTCCTCGGAGGGGGTGCCGCGCGAAAGGCCCTGCGCCATGAGGAAACTGCCTACGGCACCGTCGCAAACAACAATCTCGCTCTTCAGGGTTTCTAAGAATGGTTTCATCGGGTTACCCACATCGTTTGGTCTCGCGTACGTTCCGCGCCGTCACTCATTGCGCCTTCGTCCTCGAGAGTTTGGCCCTATCGATCACTTCGCCCACAACATCATATCTTCTGAGCGGCGCCATTATGCAGACGCCCGAGGCAACCTCGGAGAGTTCCTCCAGGAGTCGAGCCGCGATGGAAATCCCAACACTCCTCGATTCCCCTTCCCCCGCGCTCTTCATGCTCAGTCTCATTGA is a genomic window containing:
- a CDS encoding homocysteine S-methyltransferase family protein, producing MKPFLETLKSEIVVCDGAVGSFLMAQGLSRGTPSEEWNLSHPEKVEEMHRLYRKAGARILTTNSFNANRARLAQWKLDLQRVNRKAVELALKASEGKAWIFGSIGPLGEFIAPLGKLSFEEAQEIYREQVVCLVEAGVHGLVLETFSDVKELKALLTVVREVCDLPVIAQMSFGSDGRTVAGTSPEAAAVCISALRADAIGANCGTGPEDMVPVIEKLAPFTSLPLVAQPNAGLPELKDGRAIYSAPPQRMAECAVRLVEAGASVVGSCCGSTPDHTRAISDAVSGMKPRTRSVEKGVKVCSRTNWVIAGPSRPFVMIGERINPSRRPELSSELKQGVTRLLRDEAVHQADGGAQCLDVNVSIAQTDEVVLMAKVAEALEKTTELPVFVDSSNPEAIEEALKRLPGRCVINSVPKDERKLDVLLRMAGRYGCAIVALAVGEKGVAEDCRSKIEILELILREAEKHGLTEEDIFFDPAVVTLATGGKDIRETLDAVRIIHERGWTSVLGVSNVSHGMPERSLLNASFLAMAMEAGLDAAFLNPLDENIRETILASSALVRDDKLGRRYATSLARRTESVSSGGSLGLSQVRMQGHRRARRQDDRAVGGGEGDLVGDVLGTGREDGSLREKRTAEEALKRSLLEGEKEEAIDAAERILAGGRSVTELIEDVLVPAMREIGERFEKGELFLPHVVLAGEAAQGIFAFLSSRQEVSRRFRGKIVIATVEGDVHDIGKNLVSMMLATRGYEVVDLGKSVPCEEVVAKTQELKADIVAMSALLTTTMPRMGEVAQLLVQRGIKANALVGGAPVNEAFARSIGARYAPNAVEAVRKADELMGL